A genome region from Wielerella bovis includes the following:
- a CDS encoding OmpP1/FadL family transporter, with product MKHVSFKISTLLISTLFAQNAIASGYHFGTQSVGAQSTANAAAEAADASTIFSNPAGLTKLDGRGEFTISGNLVFPSIKYGEAKGTYYNSTVPVTGSDSGKITEVTFAPHMYGAYKLNDKVTLGLGMYIPFGSKTEYDEDSVLRYNINKLGLTTIAIEPAIAYQATPQHSFGAGLIGQYSQAELRKYADWGASGTNPLLRQGHSDGRGDVKGNDWGFGYHLGWMFDVNDRVRVGVNYRSKVEHNLKGTAKWDAVGSAVNGSTPTSALLQKVIQSPTSQTVVTPFGSTTGRGYVPSEKASVKIVTPESLSVHGMYRATDKVNLFGDITWTRHSRFNKAELMFENEKQVAGGTRSNKTVITPNWRDTYKVAVGGSYQYSEPLQLRAGIAFDQSPIKTSQDRLNTMPDANRIWYSVGARYTHKKNHVFETAFTYVDIKDSDFKAEQSTGSDVDSKGATSARFKTYASILGVQYTYKF from the coding sequence ATGAAACATGTTTCGTTTAAGATTTCTACATTATTGATTTCTACGCTCTTTGCACAAAATGCAATCGCATCGGGCTATCATTTTGGTACACAATCCGTTGGTGCACAAAGTACCGCTAATGCTGCTGCCGAAGCGGCTGATGCTTCTACCATTTTTTCCAATCCCGCAGGTTTAACGAAATTAGATGGTCGCGGTGAATTTACCATTTCAGGCAACTTGGTTTTTCCATCTATTAAATATGGTGAAGCCAAAGGGACATATTACAACAGTACTGTGCCTGTTACAGGTTCTGATAGCGGCAAAATTACCGAAGTAACTTTTGCGCCACATATGTACGGTGCATACAAACTCAACGATAAAGTAACGCTTGGTTTGGGTATGTATATTCCATTTGGTTCTAAAACGGAATACGATGAAGATTCTGTTTTGCGTTACAACATCAATAAATTAGGTCTTACCACCATTGCGATTGAACCTGCGATTGCATATCAGGCGACGCCTCAACATTCGTTTGGTGCGGGTTTGATTGGACAATATTCGCAAGCAGAATTGCGTAAATATGCCGATTGGGGTGCAAGTGGTACAAATCCTTTGTTAAGACAAGGTCATTCTGATGGTCGTGGCGATGTAAAAGGAAATGATTGGGGCTTTGGCTACCATTTGGGTTGGATGTTTGATGTGAATGACCGTGTTCGTGTTGGCGTGAACTATCGTTCAAAAGTGGAACATAATCTAAAAGGTACGGCAAAATGGGACGCGGTGGGTTCGGCAGTTAATGGTAGTACACCCACTAGCGCGTTATTACAAAAAGTTATCCAGTCGCCAACTTCTCAAACCGTTGTTACTCCATTCGGTTCAACGACAGGACGCGGTTATGTGCCATCTGAAAAAGCATCAGTTAAAATTGTAACGCCAGAATCCTTGTCGGTACACGGTATGTATCGCGCAACTGATAAAGTTAATCTGTTTGGTGATATTACATGGACACGCCATAGCCGTTTTAATAAAGCAGAATTGATGTTTGAAAACGAAAAACAAGTGGCTGGTGGTACAAGGTCTAATAAAACGGTCATTACACCCAACTGGCGTGATACTTATAAAGTTGCAGTTGGTGGCTCGTATCAATACAGCGAACCTTTGCAACTTCGCGCAGGTATCGCATTTGACCAAAGCCCTATTAAAACTTCGCAAGACCGTTTGAATACCATGCCTGATGCTAATCGTATTTGGTATTCAGTTGGCGCACGTTATACACACAAAAAGAACCATGTATTTGAAACAGCATTTACTTATGTTGATATCAAAGATTCTGATTTCAAAGCAGAACAATCAACAGGGTCTGATGTAGACAGTAAAGGTGCAACTTCTGCTCGATTTAAAACCTATGCTAGCATTTTGGGTGTGCAATATACCTATAAGTTCTAA